The proteins below are encoded in one region of Elgaria multicarinata webbii isolate HBS135686 ecotype San Diego chromosome 20, rElgMul1.1.pri, whole genome shotgun sequence:
- the CPTP gene encoding ceramide-1-phosphate transfer protein, whose amino-acid sequence MANGNDGNGLREVLVTFKSCLDDKQEVLMDPYLTGWKGLVRFLNTMGAIFSFISKDAVAKIQIMEDFRSSEAKENYVTLQSMVDFELANGLVDLKKPGDHPASGCRTILRLHRALHWLQLFLEGLQTGNADSKTSVLCTDSYNASLANYHPWIIRKAATVAFYALPTRDAFLENMKVGTGEEAVEMLGEALPSISNVYEVTQALYTQHNLLDLP is encoded by the exons ATGGCGAATGGAAATGACGGAAATGGCCTGAGGGAAGTGCTGGTCACATTCAAGAGCTGTCTGGATGACAAGCAGGAAGTCCTCATGGATCCTTACTTAACGGGGTGGAAAGGACTCGTGAg gttTCTGAATACCATGGGCGCCATCTTTTCCTTCATTTCCAAAGACGCGGTGGCCAAAATCCAGATCATGGAAGACTTCCGGAGCAGCGAGGCGAAGGAGAATTACGTCACCCTCCAGTCCATGGTGGATTTCGAGTTGGCCAACGGCCTGGTGGACTTGAAGAAGCCTGGCGACCACCCGGCCTCGGGCTGTCGAACGATTCTGCGCCTCCACCGAGCCCTGCACTGGCTGCAGCTGTTCCTGGAAGGCCTGCAGACCGGCAACGCGGACTCCAAGACGTCGGTGCTGTGCACGGACTCCTACAATGCCTCGCTGGCCAATTACCACCCTTGGATCATCCGCAAGGCGGCCACCGTGGCCTTCTACGCCTTGCCCACTCGGGACGCCTTCCTGGAGAACATGAAAGTGGGCACCGGCGAAGAGGCGGTGGAAATGCTGGGCGAGGCGTTGCCTAGCATCTCCAACGTCTACGAAGTCACCCAAGCTCTGTATACCCAGCACAACCTCCTCGACCTTCCTTGA